CGTGGCTGGACAGATCAGCAATGCCACCAACAACAGCGGCAAAACCGTGACCATCGGCTCCATCACCATTCAGCCGCAAACCATGCCCTCGCTCGATGATTTTGACGGCCTGGGCTACCTGGGGTGAGGCAATGAAAGGCACCCTTGGCTTTCCCCTGCAACTGACCGACCCCGGCAATTACTGGGATCTGCGCATTGTGGATAACGACATTGCGCTCGACGTGGGCCGCCAGCCCCTCAAGCTGGCCGACCGCGCAAGCATTGCCCAGGACATTGCCCACATGATCCGCGAGCGCGGCTACCTCACGGCCATGATTGCAGAGCGCGATGCGCGCAAACGCAAATACCAGATGGTGCTCATCACCCTCGCCGTGGACGACGACAGGCGCATCGTGCCCGGCACGGCCAGAATCACGGAATCCGTAGCCGGGGAACTCTGGCTCACGGCCAAAACTGTGGACTACGGCGAGCTGACCCTGCAACTCACCTATGCCCAGGCGGAGCAAGCAAATGGCTGATACAAACACCACAGACGCCTTGTTCACGCAAATGGCCGCAGAGGCTGGCATGCCCACAACCGAAGCCGAGATGCAGCAGGCCTGGGCCCAGTGCAATGTGGAGGCCGGTTCGCCCTTCTCCAACAGTTCGGAGTTTTCGCCCTTTTGGCGGCTTATGTCGGCCATTGCCACCAAGCCCAGCCAGTGGCTGCTCACGCTGCTGGTCAAGCATGCCCTGCCCAACGTCTTTTTAAAATACGCTGCCGGCGCATGGCTCGACGTGTTCGCCTGGGGCGTGGACGTTACCCGCAAGGGGGCTGTATCCGCCCTGGGCAGTCTGACCTTCAGCCGCAACCCCGGCACCGCTGGCGCTGTGGTCATACCTGCCGGCACGGTGGTGGAAAGCCCGGCCATCAACGGCACCACCTACCGCCTCACCACCCTTGCCGCCGCCGTCATACCCGATAAGCAGGATAGCGCCCTGGTTGCCGTGCAGGCTGAAGCCACTGGCGCTGCCTACAACCTCGGCCCGGGCTATTACTCCATTCTGCCCAAGCCCGTTTCCGGCGTCGCTTCCGTCACCAATGCGGACGGCTGGCTGGCCGTAGAAGGTGCGGACGAAGAATCGGACGAAGCCTTGCGTCTGCGCAGCCGCAACCAGTTTGCGGCCGTTGGCCAGTACCACCACGATGCCGCCTACCGGGCCATGATCGCCGCCTTTGCTGGCATCCGCGTGGACTACATATTTTTTGAGAAAGA
This portion of the Desulfovibrio desulfuricans genome encodes:
- a CDS encoding baseplate J/gp47 family protein produces the protein MADTNTTDALFTQMAAEAGMPTTEAEMQQAWAQCNVEAGSPFSNSSEFSPFWRLMSAIATKPSQWLLTLLVKHALPNVFLKYAAGAWLDVFAWGVDVTRKGAVSALGSLTFSRNPGTAGAVVIPAGTVVESPAINGTTYRLTTLAAAVIPDKQDSALVAVQAEATGAAYNLGPGYYSILPKPVSGVASVTNADGWLAVEGADEESDEALRLRSRNQFAAVGQYHHDAAYRAMIAAFAGIRVDYIFFEKDAPRGPGTANAHIMTESGVPPQELVEAINTFIQTSGNHGHGDDLRCMAITTTPVDLRVTVYPPVGMDAARAETLRLGVENRVRCAFRENTDFTLTRVLPLTRFSFSTLSQELHAQLPDLRSVEFTRPAAAGEAVENEFVWVDIVPARALPVLASLEVVLGAGQ
- a CDS encoding DUF2590 family protein; translation: MKGTLGFPLQLTDPGNYWDLRIVDNDIALDVGRQPLKLADRASIAQDIAHMIRERGYLTAMIAERDARKRKYQMVLITLAVDDDRRIVPGTARITESVAGELWLTAKTVDYGELTLQLTYAQAEQANG